In the Methylophilus sp. 5 genome, one interval contains:
- the aroE gene encoding shikimate dehydrogenase, with translation MTAKKYAVIGHPIEHSKSPLIHQAFAQQFNLSIVYEKVLAPLDGFMATVKRLQAEGFLGANVTVPFKFEAFDASQALSARAQAAGAVNTLSFQSSQLVGDNTDGCGLVNDILKHQHTALAGKKVLLLGAGGAAQGVMLPLLEQQPLQLTVANRSLDKAQAMADRFAADAERSRTVLQVHTFADLSQTYDVVINATSAGLTESKLAIPAVVFKPGMLAYDMMYGRETPFMQQARAAGAQVADGLGMLVEQAAEAFSLWHGVRPETAPVIQSFRQS, from the coding sequence ATGACCGCAAAAAAATATGCAGTGATTGGTCATCCAATCGAACATAGTAAATCGCCACTGATTCATCAGGCGTTTGCCCAGCAGTTTAATCTATCTATTGTGTATGAAAAGGTGCTGGCGCCGCTGGATGGCTTTATGGCCACGGTTAAGCGCTTGCAGGCTGAAGGATTTCTAGGCGCAAATGTAACGGTGCCGTTTAAATTTGAAGCGTTTGATGCCAGCCAGGCCTTGTCCGCCCGTGCGCAGGCAGCGGGCGCGGTGAACACCTTAAGTTTTCAATCTTCGCAGCTGGTGGGTGACAACACGGATGGTTGCGGCCTGGTCAATGATATTCTCAAGCATCAGCATACCGCGTTGGCCGGGAAAAAAGTTTTATTGCTGGGCGCTGGCGGTGCCGCACAAGGGGTGATGCTGCCTTTGCTCGAGCAACAGCCGTTACAGCTGACGGTTGCCAATCGTAGCCTGGATAAGGCGCAAGCCATGGCGGACAGGTTTGCCGCAGACGCCGAGCGTAGCCGGACAGTATTGCAGGTGCACACATTTGCGGATTTATCTCAAACGTATGATGTGGTGATTAATGCGACATCGGCCGGATTAACCGAGAGTAAGCTCGCTATCCCGGCTGTGGTGTTTAAGCCCGGCATGCTGGCCTATGACATGATGTATGGCCGCGAAACGCCGTTTATGCAGCAGGCGCGCGCCGCAGGGGCGCAAGTGGCAGATGGTTTGGGTATGCTGGTAGAGCAAGCCGCCGAAGCATTTTCTCTCTGGCATGGTGTGCGCCCCGAAACGGCACCAGTCATCCAGTCTTTTCGTCAGTCCTAG
- a CDS encoding type II toxin-antitoxin system HigB family toxin gives MQLLGLLKLDAYIKAHSDARGALNAWRAEVEKALWSNPQDIKNAYSSASFLAKNKVIFNIKGNKHRLVVKVRYQSGTVLIEWIGTHADYSKQSF, from the coding sequence ATGCAATTGTTAGGTCTTTTGAAATTAGATGCTTATATAAAAGCACACTCCGATGCTCGCGGAGCATTGAATGCATGGCGGGCTGAGGTTGAGAAGGCTTTGTGGAGCAACCCTCAAGATATTAAGAATGCATACTCAAGTGCAAGTTTCCTTGCTAAGAACAAGGTGATTTTTAATATCAAAGGTAATAAACATAGACTTGTCGTGAAGGTCAGGTATCAAAGTGGGACGGTGTTGATTGAATGGATTGGAACCCACGCTGACTACAGTAAACAAAGTTTTTGA
- the uvrA gene encoding excinuclease ABC subunit UvrA, with amino-acid sequence MEFIKIRGARTHNLKNINLDIPRNQLVVVTGLSGSGKSSLAFDTLYAEGQRRYVESLSAYARQFLARMDKPDVDLIEGLSPAISIEQKSTSHNPRSTVGTVTEIHDYLRLLYARAGDPECPEHGIKLEAQTVSQMVDSILKLPEDTKLMILAPVVSNRKGEQLDLFDTLKAQGFVRLRIDGKIYEMDSLPPLAKTTKHSVDVVVDRLKVREDIKQRIAESFETALRLADGKAIALEMDTDKEHLFSAKFSCPVCDYSLVELEPRLFSFNNPMGACPKCDGLGQVTFFDPKRVVAFPHLSLASGAIKGWDKRNQFYFQMLASLSQHYSFDLESPFENLPEDTQQILLFGSGREQITFKYLNERGTFFSKSHTFEGIINNLQRRYRESDSTAVRDELAKYINATSCPECAGTRLRKEARHVKVGDRNIHQICEVPLKQALNFFETLQLSGQKLAIADKIVKEIENRLKFLTNVGLEYLSLSRSAETLSGGEAQRIRLASQIGSGLTGVMYVLDEPSIGLHQRDNDRLLETLKRLRDIGNSVIVVEHDQDAIQLADFVVDIGPGAGEHGGNVVSFGTPAEIEADPNSLTGQYISGKKQITFKLPRTRPDPARWVKLNNATGNNLKNVSIEIPVGLLTCVTGVSGSGKSTLINDTLYRVVATHLYGSTTEAAPHESIDGLEFFDKVVDVDQSPIGRTPRSNPATYTGLFTPIRDLFASVPESRARGYGPGRYSFNVKGGRCEACQGDGVLRVEMHFLPDVYVPCDVCKGQRYNRETLEIQFKGKNIHQVLAMTVEQAHQFFNAQPVIERKLKTLLDVGLGYITLGQSATTLSGGEAQRVKLSLELSKRDTGRTLYILDEPTTGLHFADIQLLLDVIHRLRDSGNTVVIIEHNLDVIKTADWLIDMGPEGGDGGGLVVGVGAPEELAKNTASYTGRYLIPLLEHLAVKG; translated from the coding sequence ATGGAATTTATCAAAATTCGCGGGGCGCGCACCCATAATCTGAAGAACATTAATCTGGATATTCCACGCAACCAGCTGGTGGTGGTGACTGGCCTCTCCGGCTCCGGAAAATCTTCATTGGCCTTTGATACGCTCTATGCCGAAGGACAGCGCCGCTATGTTGAAAGCTTATCGGCCTATGCCCGCCAGTTTTTGGCCCGCATGGACAAACCCGACGTCGACCTGATTGAAGGCTTGTCGCCCGCCATTTCTATCGAACAAAAATCCACCTCACACAACCCGCGCTCTACCGTGGGCACCGTGACCGAAATTCACGACTATTTGCGTTTGTTGTATGCGCGCGCCGGTGACCCTGAGTGCCCGGAGCATGGCATCAAACTTGAAGCGCAAACGGTCAGCCAAATGGTCGACAGCATCCTCAAGCTGCCAGAAGACACCAAACTGATGATTCTGGCGCCGGTGGTGTCTAACCGCAAAGGCGAACAACTCGACTTATTCGACACCCTCAAAGCACAAGGCTTTGTGCGTTTGCGTATTGACGGCAAGATCTATGAAATGGACAGCCTGCCGCCATTGGCCAAAACCACCAAACACAGTGTCGATGTAGTGGTTGACCGCCTCAAAGTGCGCGAAGACATTAAGCAGCGCATTGCCGAATCCTTTGAAACAGCACTGCGCCTGGCCGACGGCAAAGCGATTGCGCTGGAGATGGACACCGACAAAGAGCATTTGTTTTCGGCCAAGTTTTCTTGCCCGGTGTGTGATTACTCACTGGTTGAGCTAGAGCCGCGCTTATTCAGCTTTAATAACCCAATGGGTGCATGCCCTAAATGTGATGGCCTGGGCCAGGTCACGTTTTTTGACCCCAAACGCGTGGTGGCTTTTCCGCATTTATCACTGGCAAGCGGCGCAATTAAAGGCTGGGACAAACGCAACCAGTTTTATTTTCAGATGTTGGCCAGCCTGAGCCAGCATTATAGTTTTGACCTCGAGTCACCCTTTGAAAACCTGCCGGAAGACACCCAGCAAATTTTGCTGTTTGGCTCTGGTCGCGAACAAATCACGTTTAAATACCTCAACGAACGCGGCACGTTTTTCAGTAAATCGCATACGTTTGAAGGCATTATCAACAACCTGCAACGTCGCTACCGTGAGAGTGACTCCACCGCCGTACGCGACGAACTGGCTAAATATATCAATGCGACTAGCTGCCCTGAGTGTGCGGGCACGCGGTTGCGTAAAGAAGCGCGCCACGTCAAAGTGGGCGACAGAAACATCCACCAGATTTGCGAAGTGCCGCTAAAACAGGCGCTAAACTTCTTTGAAACGCTGCAACTGAGCGGCCAAAAGCTGGCTATTGCCGACAAAATCGTCAAAGAGATTGAAAATCGCCTCAAGTTTTTAACCAACGTCGGCCTGGAGTATTTGTCCCTGTCACGCTCGGCCGAAACCTTGTCTGGCGGCGAAGCGCAGCGTATCCGCCTGGCCTCACAAATTGGTAGCGGCCTCACTGGTGTGATGTATGTATTGGACGAACCTTCGATTGGCTTGCACCAGCGCGACAACGACCGTTTGCTAGAAACCCTGAAACGCCTGCGCGACATTGGTAACAGCGTGATTGTGGTCGAGCACGACCAGGATGCGATCCAGCTGGCTGACTTTGTGGTCGACATCGGCCCCGGCGCTGGCGAGCATGGCGGTAATGTGGTTTCTTTCGGCACACCGGCCGAAATTGAAGCGGACCCAAACTCACTGACCGGGCAATATATCAGCGGCAAAAAACAGATCACCTTTAAGCTGCCGCGTACGCGCCCTGATCCGGCACGCTGGGTCAAACTCAACAATGCTACTGGCAACAACCTGAAAAATGTCAGCATCGAGATCCCGGTTGGCCTGCTCACTTGCGTGACTGGCGTGTCTGGCAGCGGCAAATCCACGCTGATTAACGATACGCTTTACCGCGTGGTGGCGACGCATTTATATGGCAGCACAACTGAGGCCGCGCCACACGAGAGCATCGACGGCCTGGAGTTTTTTGATAAGGTGGTCGATGTAGACCAGAGCCCGATTGGCCGCACACCGCGGTCTAACCCAGCGACTTACACTGGCTTGTTCACGCCGATACGCGATTTATTCGCCAGCGTGCCCGAAAGCCGTGCCCGTGGCTATGGCCCGGGCCGTTACTCGTTCAACGTTAAAGGTGGCCGCTGCGAAGCCTGCCAGGGCGATGGCGTGCTGCGTGTAGAAATGCACTTTTTACCAGATGTGTATGTGCCTTGCGATGTGTGCAAAGGCCAACGCTATAACCGCGAAACACTGGAAATTCAGTTTAAAGGCAAAAACATCCACCAAGTGCTGGCCATGACGGTAGAACAAGCGCACCAGTTCTTTAATGCACAGCCGGTCATTGAACGTAAACTGAAAACGTTGCTAGACGTGGGCTTGGGTTACATTACCCTGGGCCAATCCGCGACCACGCTCTCTGGCGGTGAGGCGCAACGCGTCAAACTGTCACTGGAGCTCAGTAAACGTGATACCGGGCGCACGCTGTATATTCTGGATGAACCGACCACTGGTTTGCATTTTGCCGATATTCAATTATTGCTGGATGTGATTCATAGACTGCGCGACTCGGGTAACACCGTGGTGATTATCGAGCACAATCTGGATGTGATTAAAACGGCTGACTGGCTGATAGACATGGGGCCAGAAGGTGGCGATGGTGGCGGCTTGGTGGTTGGCGTGGGCGCACCTGAGGAACTGGCAAAAAATACGGCCAGCTATACTGGCCGTTACCTCATACCCTTATTAGAACATCTCGCTGTCAAGGGTTAA
- a CDS encoding ThiF family adenylyltransferase, with protein MSLQPTALKEDVQRLVDEGYEASIYNQHLMVESVPYVTPTGVLAYGTLVCDYSDESRPRDHTVWFKGETPCNHQGQPLIQVINNSNAQILFDQFAVNHYFSNKPSNQPDFPSNYHVKMTHYIDLLGAQARVIDPDADARTGRVVESRDADSVFKYGDTASARAGIMAISQKLKLSRIAIVGLGGTGGYILDQLAKTSVKEIHLFDGDDLKRHNAFRAPGAISIEQLQQCPKKVDYFAGLYGALRNGIVSHTYYLDESNIHELVDFDFVFVSVDDGISRGLICNHLKTSGIPFIDVGMGLKKDSGMMVISGQCRATLCSPAKNEHMDTYLDTHDNREDALYASNIQVADMNALNAMMAVLLYKQYFGFYANTEHSHNLSFAIGFQSLVRSEVIAEPVL; from the coding sequence ATGTCACTGCAACCAACCGCTCTTAAAGAAGATGTACAAAGACTGGTTGATGAAGGTTACGAGGCCAGTATCTATAATCAGCATCTGATGGTTGAGTCCGTACCTTACGTGACTCCAACCGGGGTGCTGGCATATGGGACTCTAGTCTGTGATTACTCAGACGAAAGTCGGCCTCGTGATCATACTGTTTGGTTCAAGGGGGAGACCCCTTGTAATCATCAGGGGCAGCCTTTGATTCAAGTGATTAACAATTCAAATGCTCAAATTCTGTTTGACCAGTTTGCCGTTAATCATTACTTTTCAAACAAGCCATCAAATCAGCCAGATTTTCCAAGTAATTATCATGTGAAAATGACCCACTACATTGATCTGCTTGGAGCGCAGGCAAGGGTTATTGATCCTGATGCAGATGCCCGTACTGGAAGAGTCGTTGAGTCACGAGATGCCGACTCAGTCTTTAAGTATGGTGATACAGCGTCCGCTAGGGCTGGAATCATGGCTATTTCCCAGAAGCTGAAATTATCTCGTATTGCGATTGTGGGCTTAGGCGGGACAGGTGGCTACATACTGGATCAGCTCGCCAAGACTTCTGTCAAAGAGATACATTTATTTGATGGGGATGACTTGAAACGACACAATGCTTTTCGTGCTCCAGGTGCTATTTCGATTGAGCAGTTGCAACAGTGCCCTAAAAAAGTGGACTATTTTGCGGGCCTGTACGGTGCCTTACGAAACGGTATTGTGAGTCATACATACTATCTTGATGAGTCAAATATTCATGAGTTGGTGGATTTTGATTTTGTATTTGTGTCGGTGGATGATGGTATCTCACGTGGGCTTATCTGCAATCATTTGAAGACCTCAGGCATTCCGTTTATCGATGTGGGTATGGGTCTTAAGAAAGATAGTGGAATGATGGTAATTTCTGGACAGTGTCGTGCAACGCTTTGCTCGCCTGCCAAGAATGAACATATGGACACCTATCTGGATACCCACGACAACCGTGAAGATGCCCTGTATGCAAGTAATATTCAGGTGGCGGATATGAATGCATTGAATGCCATGATGGCTGTATTGTTGTATAAGCAATACTTTGGCTTTTATGCAAACACAGAGCATTCACATAATCTGAGTTTTGCAATTGGTTTTCAGTCTCTTGTCAGATCGGAAGTCATAGCGGAGCCAGTGCTGTGA
- a CDS encoding rhodanese-like domain-containing protein, whose product MNSVENILNLAHTRAAQTGLSYAGAVTPQEAYALISQDSDAVLVDVRSRAELELVGRVPQATAIEWAFYPGMVANAEFAAQLQAQVDKSRTVVFMCRTGGRSHNAALLAQQLGYSHAYNMIEGFEGEANQLKQRTLINGWKHAGLPWTN is encoded by the coding sequence TTGAACAGCGTCGAAAATATTTTAAATTTAGCGCATACGCGCGCCGCACAAACCGGATTGTCTTATGCCGGTGCCGTGACGCCGCAAGAGGCCTATGCGTTGATTAGCCAGGATAGTGATGCGGTACTAGTGGATGTGCGTTCGCGCGCAGAGTTAGAGCTGGTAGGGCGTGTGCCGCAAGCGACAGCGATAGAATGGGCATTTTACCCCGGCATGGTGGCCAATGCCGAATTTGCCGCGCAATTGCAGGCGCAAGTTGATAAATCACGCACGGTGGTTTTTATGTGCCGCACCGGCGGGCGCAGCCACAATGCAGCCTTGTTGGCGCAGCAGTTGGGTTATAGCCATGCTTACAACATGATTGAAGGCTTTGAAGGCGAGGCGAACCAGCTTAAGCAGCGGACGCTGATTAACGGCTGGAAGCATGCTGGATTGCCTTGGACTAACTAA
- a CDS encoding single-stranded DNA-binding protein: protein MASVNKVILMGNLGRDPEVRYMPNGEAVANFSIATTENWKDKSGARQEKTEWHNIVMYRRLAEIAGEYLKKGRPVYIEGRLQTRKWEKDGVTRYSTEIVADQMQMLGTGREGGSTAFEGGDMEQGGGGMDDYNQAPARQQPAMGGGNNAGGGNRNAFQPAPASKPAGNFDDFDDDIPF, encoded by the coding sequence ATGGCATCAGTCAACAAAGTGATTTTGATGGGCAATCTGGGGCGTGACCCGGAAGTGCGCTATATGCCAAACGGTGAGGCCGTGGCTAACTTCAGTATTGCCACCACCGAAAACTGGAAAGACAAATCCGGCGCGCGCCAGGAAAAAACCGAATGGCACAACATTGTCATGTACCGCCGTTTAGCCGAAATCGCCGGTGAATACCTGAAAAAAGGCCGTCCAGTGTATATCGAAGGCCGTTTGCAAACCCGCAAATGGGAAAAAGACGGTGTAACCCGTTATAGCACAGAAATCGTGGCTGACCAGATGCAAATGCTGGGCACCGGCCGCGAAGGTGGCAGCACTGCGTTTGAGGGCGGCGACATGGAGCAAGGCGGCGGTGGCATGGATGATTACAACCAGGCCCCGGCGCGTCAGCAACCAGCCATGGGTGGCGGTAATAATGCGGGCGGTGGCAACCGTAATGCCTTCCAGCCAGCACCAGCGAGCAAGCCCGCAGGCAATTTTGACGATTTTGATGACGATATTCCGTTTTGA
- the mtgA gene encoding monofunctional biosynthetic peptidoglycan transglycosylase — translation MKQAIKLFFGLLLLWVCLYQLWVLLHILWWVEHNPESTAFMAARLEVMQESHPDAKLQQQWVPYARISSHLKRAVIAAEDSKFVDHQGFDWVGIETAFEKNLKKGKIVAGGSTISQQLAKNLFLSGHRTPWRKAQEAVITFMLEKLLSKRRILEIYLNVIEWGDGVFGAEAAARHYFHGNARSLGPAQAARLAAMIPNPRFYDVHRSTRYLNRHAATIQARMRLVKIP, via the coding sequence ATGAAACAAGCCATTAAGCTTTTTTTTGGCCTCTTGCTGCTGTGGGTCTGCTTGTATCAGCTGTGGGTGTTATTGCACATTTTGTGGTGGGTAGAGCATAACCCTGAGTCGACCGCTTTTATGGCAGCCCGGCTGGAAGTGATGCAAGAAAGCCACCCCGATGCCAAGCTGCAACAGCAGTGGGTGCCGTATGCGCGTATCAGCAGCCATTTAAAGCGCGCCGTGATTGCCGCCGAAGACAGCAAGTTTGTGGACCACCAGGGGTTTGACTGGGTGGGCATAGAAACCGCGTTTGAAAAAAACCTCAAAAAGGGCAAAATTGTGGCGGGCGGCTCTACCATCAGCCAGCAGTTGGCCAAGAATTTATTTTTATCCGGGCATCGTACGCCATGGCGTAAAGCGCAAGAGGCGGTGATTACGTTTATGCTGGAAAAACTACTCAGCAAGCGCCGTATTTTGGAAATTTATCTCAATGTAATCGAATGGGGCGATGGTGTGTTTGGCGCCGAAGCCGCTGCCCGCCATTACTTTCATGGCAATGCCAGGTCACTAGGGCCTGCGCAGGCGGCCAGGCTGGCGGCCATGATTCCTAATCCACGCTTTTATGATGTGCATCGCAGTACGCGCTATTTGAATCGCCACGCGGCCACCATACAGGCGCGCATGCGATTAGTGAAAATACCCTGA
- a CDS encoding multiubiquitin domain-containing protein codes for MSEQDKKPHDPNRPFHIIINARQHEVYGPTITYHQVVNLAFPNTANDILYSVHYVAPKQPDGTLAEGQHVQLEYGMKFDVTATNRS; via the coding sequence ATGTCTGAACAAGACAAAAAACCGCACGACCCAAATAGACCATTTCATATCATCATCAATGCACGACAACATGAGGTGTATGGGCCAACCATCACCTACCATCAAGTGGTTAACCTTGCATTCCCAAATACTGCAAATGACATTTTGTACTCAGTGCATTATGTCGCACCAAAGCAGCCTGATGGGACCTTAGCAGAAGGCCAACATGTTCAACTTGAATACGGGATGAAATTCGATGTCACTGCAACCAACCGCTCTTAA
- a CDS encoding type II toxin-antitoxin system HigA family antitoxin, which yields MNQEVRVIKTQRDYDAALARLSVLMDEEFAQDSKKGAELELLALVIESYERSQIDPIKVDPIEAILFRMDQMNLERKDLVPYLGSLPKVSEVLSGKRALSLSMIRNLYKGLGIPAEVLISGNEDFDMEAEPQYEYSKFPLQEMHERGYFSGFRGDVKRVKEYAEELISKFMSEMKSCSINPALLRAPLHQNQSRLMDDYALLIWRMAVIKKARKKQLSTAYVQGSITSEWLRDLTKLSRFEQGPRLAQEFLADVGIALIIEPHFKKTYLDGAAMLDGDMPIIALTLRHDRLDNFWFALLHETIHVQKHLKKGSENDFIPDNLEDKTRTSQIEKEADDGATEAFIPKEEWDNSDAKYSPTYENVIELANKLRIHPAIVAGRARHETGNWRILGNLLGKGAVCKNFEDQLGAINLHTS from the coding sequence ATGAATCAAGAGGTGCGAGTAATTAAAACGCAGCGTGACTATGACGCAGCTCTTGCACGCCTATCAGTTCTTATGGACGAAGAGTTTGCTCAAGATTCAAAAAAAGGCGCTGAGTTAGAGCTATTAGCATTGGTGATTGAATCTTATGAGAGAAGCCAAATAGATCCAATTAAAGTAGATCCGATCGAAGCTATACTTTTTCGCATGGATCAAATGAATCTTGAGAGAAAAGATCTAGTACCTTATTTGGGCTCTTTGCCCAAAGTTTCCGAAGTGTTATCAGGTAAGCGCGCGCTCAGTCTCTCAATGATTCGTAATTTATATAAAGGTTTGGGCATTCCTGCAGAAGTTTTGATTTCGGGGAATGAAGACTTTGATATGGAGGCCGAGCCTCAATATGAATACTCTAAATTTCCATTGCAGGAAATGCATGAGCGAGGGTATTTCAGTGGGTTCAGAGGAGATGTCAAACGAGTTAAAGAGTATGCTGAGGAGCTCATAAGCAAGTTCATGTCGGAAATGAAAAGCTGCTCAATTAACCCAGCGTTATTGCGCGCTCCCTTGCATCAAAATCAATCAAGATTGATGGATGATTATGCATTATTGATTTGGCGAATGGCTGTGATTAAAAAAGCTAGAAAAAAACAACTCTCCACTGCTTATGTACAAGGATCTATTACTTCTGAATGGTTAAGAGATTTAACTAAACTATCTAGATTTGAACAAGGTCCCCGTTTGGCTCAAGAGTTTTTAGCTGATGTAGGAATTGCTTTAATCATAGAGCCCCATTTTAAGAAGACTTATCTTGATGGTGCCGCAATGCTGGATGGCGATATGCCTATTATTGCTCTCACTCTTCGTCATGATCGACTAGATAATTTTTGGTTTGCTCTACTTCATGAAACGATCCATGTGCAGAAACATCTCAAAAAAGGCTCAGAGAATGATTTCATTCCGGATAATTTGGAAGATAAAACACGAACAAGTCAGATAGAAAAAGAAGCCGATGACGGAGCAACTGAGGCATTTATCCCCAAGGAAGAATGGGATAATTCAGATGCTAAATATTCACCTACATATGAGAATGTGATTGAGTTGGCAAATAAATTAAGAATTCACCCAGCCATTGTTGCCGGAAGAGCACGTCATGAAACGGGTAATTGGCGCATCTTAGGAAATTTATTAGGAAAAGGGGCTGTTTGTAAGAATTTTGAAGATCAACTTGGAGCAATCAACTTGCACACAAGTTAA
- a CDS encoding DUF6527 family protein, producing MKQLSIEPKFVELIPTQLDDGILYISQKYQTAIHKCCCGCGQEVVTPLSSAQWRVQVAKGKVSLLPSIGNWNSACKSHYWIKQNRIDWSYAFSDHEIRQVKARDRRDLQEMTQYENLQKDLIKTHSNNRENKTLSKTLSILQRFWNWLVS from the coding sequence GTGAAACAGTTGAGTATAGAGCCAAAGTTTGTTGAGTTGATTCCAACGCAATTAGACGATGGTATTTTGTACATTAGCCAGAAATATCAAACTGCCATACATAAATGCTGCTGTGGCTGTGGACAAGAGGTGGTCACGCCTCTTTCATCTGCTCAGTGGCGGGTTCAGGTTGCTAAGGGTAAAGTTTCGCTTTTACCGTCCATAGGCAATTGGAACTCAGCATGTAAGTCGCACTACTGGATTAAACAAAACAGAATTGACTGGTCATATGCTTTCAGTGACCATGAGATTCGGCAAGTGAAAGCCAGAGATAGACGTGATTTACAGGAAATGACTCAATATGAGAATCTGCAAAAAGACTTGATAAAAACACATAGCAATAATCGGGAAAATAAGACATTGAGTAAAACTCTTTCAATCTTGCAACGGTTCTGGAATTGGCTTGTTAGTTAA
- a CDS encoding MFS transporter → MQFSEKMTQIETRATAALASIYGLRMLGMFLILPIFAIYAETLQGGGNHALIGLALGAYGFMQVIFQLPFGMASDRFGRKKLIYLGLIMFAVGSVFAATAQDIYMVIIGRAIQGAGAISAVVTALVADSTREEHRTQAMAMIGATIGVTFAVSLVAGPILNQWIGVSGIFWLTAVLSILAIAVVKFAVPEPLHAHFHSDAQAAPAKIREVLRDKQLLRLNFGTFCLHGAQMAMFMVVPFAIKHSTGMNENAHWKIYLPVLVLSFILMVPAIIYAEKKAKLKPVFITAVGLMLLTQIAFMFSLNSLWGIVATLFSYFVAFNVLEASLPSLISKMAPAAAKGTAMGIHNTAQSFGMFLGAALGGWLSHTYGSATVFVFCAVLMVIWFGLALGMQAPPSVKTKMFHIQGYNDEQAAKLVQDVRAMEGVYEVVAIPSETMLMVKLENQRSKAFQAALSQAIMNRIGE, encoded by the coding sequence ATGCAGTTCTCCGAAAAAATGACCCAGATAGAAACACGCGCCACGGCAGCATTGGCGTCTATCTACGGGCTGCGTATGTTGGGCATGTTTTTAATCCTGCCTATTTTTGCGATTTATGCTGAAACCCTGCAGGGCGGCGGTAACCATGCACTGATAGGCCTGGCATTGGGTGCCTACGGCTTTATGCAGGTGATTTTTCAGTTGCCGTTTGGCATGGCGTCTGACCGTTTTGGCCGCAAAAAGCTGATTTATCTCGGCTTGATCATGTTTGCCGTGGGTAGTGTGTTTGCCGCCACTGCACAAGATATTTACATGGTGATTATTGGCCGCGCGATTCAGGGCGCTGGGGCTATTTCTGCGGTAGTGACGGCGCTGGTAGCAGACTCCACACGTGAAGAGCACCGTACGCAAGCCATGGCCATGATAGGCGCGACCATAGGCGTGACCTTTGCCGTGTCATTAGTGGCCGGGCCGATTCTTAATCAGTGGATAGGCGTCTCGGGTATTTTCTGGCTGACGGCCGTGCTGTCAATTTTGGCGATTGCCGTGGTGAAGTTTGCTGTGCCAGAGCCATTGCATGCCCATTTTCACTCCGATGCGCAGGCCGCGCCGGCCAAAATACGTGAGGTGTTGCGCGATAAGCAATTGCTGCGTTTAAACTTTGGCACTTTTTGTCTGCATGGCGCACAAATGGCCATGTTTATGGTGGTGCCATTTGCCATTAAACATAGCACCGGCATGAATGAAAATGCACACTGGAAGATTTACCTGCCGGTATTGGTGCTGTCATTTATTCTCATGGTGCCCGCGATTATTTACGCTGAGAAAAAGGCCAAATTAAAGCCGGTGTTTATCACCGCAGTTGGCCTGATGTTGCTAACGCAAATTGCCTTTATGTTCAGTCTGAACAGCTTGTGGGGCATCGTCGCCACATTGTTTTCTTACTTTGTCGCGTTTAATGTGCTCGAGGCCTCTTTACCGTCGCTCATCTCAAAAATGGCGCCTGCCGCCGCCAAAGGCACGGCGATGGGTATCCACAATACGGCACAATCGTTCGGCATGTTTTTGGGCGCCGCGCTGGGTGGCTGGTTATCACATACTTATGGTAGCGCCACCGTGTTTGTGTTTTGCGCCGTCTTGATGGTGATCTGGTTTGGCCTGGCACTAGGCATGCAAGCACCCCCTAGTGTCAAAACAAAAATGTTCCATATACAAGGGTATAATGACGAGCAAGCCGCCAAGCTGGTGCAAGACGTTCGCGCCATGGAAGGCGTGTATGAAGTCGTCGCCATTCCTTCTGAAACCATGCTCATGGTCAAGTTGGAAAATCAGCGCAGCAAAGCATTTCAGGCGGCATTGTCGCAAGCAATTATGAATCGAATAGGGGAGTAG